One segment of Streptosporangium brasiliense DNA contains the following:
- a CDS encoding DUF1702 family protein: MRRRILTPNVSETKLATRGFHVKSPEAREMLETVGEMFLTGYAYAAEARSPAEAEERLEELPERFRGFAYEGAGMAFTILDAMPVGGGGGGKLAEFLAGRGNDHIYMIYVGVGWAMARLPRFLWPKSDTLDPLLLWLAHDGYGFHQAYFHTEKYVNGQHQDTDFPWPAAGRAYAGRAIDQGIGRALWFVGGTDGDLVTSMIEKFPESRRPDLYGGAGLAATYAGGAHEGELQRFWQQAGEYRPLLAQGSAFAAEARCRAGLLVPHNHVATQVFCGTTPEQAAQICHETRPHGAVPGELPAYEVWRQRIAGEFVSLGGVSP; this comes from the coding sequence TTGAGACGGCGTATTCTGACGCCTAATGTATCAGAGACCAAGCTTGCGACACGTGGTTTCCATGTGAAAAGCCCGGAGGCCCGGGAAATGCTGGAGACCGTCGGTGAAATGTTTCTCACCGGCTACGCCTACGCGGCCGAGGCCCGCTCGCCCGCCGAAGCGGAGGAACGGCTGGAGGAGCTCCCCGAGCGGTTCCGGGGCTTCGCCTACGAGGGCGCCGGCATGGCCTTCACGATCCTCGACGCGATGCCGGTCGGCGGCGGAGGCGGGGGCAAGCTCGCCGAGTTCCTGGCCGGACGCGGCAACGACCACATCTACATGATCTACGTCGGGGTCGGCTGGGCGATGGCGCGGCTGCCGCGGTTCCTGTGGCCGAAGAGTGACACGCTCGACCCGCTGCTGCTCTGGCTGGCGCACGACGGCTACGGCTTCCACCAGGCGTACTTCCACACCGAGAAGTACGTGAACGGGCAGCACCAGGACACGGACTTCCCGTGGCCGGCCGCCGGCCGGGCCTACGCCGGCCGGGCCATCGACCAGGGCATCGGGCGGGCCCTGTGGTTCGTCGGCGGGACCGACGGCGACCTGGTCACCTCGATGATCGAGAAGTTTCCCGAGTCGCGGCGCCCCGACCTGTACGGCGGCGCGGGGCTGGCCGCCACCTACGCGGGCGGCGCCCACGAGGGCGAGCTGCAGCGGTTCTGGCAGCAGGCCGGAGAGTACCGTCCCCTGCTCGCGCAGGGCAGCGCGTTCGCGGCCGAGGCCCGATGCCGGGCCGGGCTGCTGGTGCCGCACAACCATGTCGCGACGCAGGTGTTCTGCGGCACGACGCCGGAGCAGGCGGCGCAGATCTGTCATGAGACCCGGCCCCACGGGGCGGTACCGGGTGAGCTGCCGGCCTATGAGGTGTGGCGGCAGCGCATCGCCGGTGAATTCGTATCTCTTGGAGGTGTTAGTCCGTGA